Genomic window (Drosophila albomicans strain 15112-1751.03 chromosome X, ASM965048v2, whole genome shotgun sequence):
aaacttCGCGCTCATTAAACTGCAGTCCCATTGATGACGTCGTAGACCTCGCGATATTGAGATTGGGACTGTTGAgattgtggttgctgttgctgttgcgattgcgattgtggCATATTGATGCCGGCAAAGAGACTGGCATGGGAGCGACGACGTTCGCGCTCGAGTTCATCGAGATCGAAGGCATCGCTGACCGCAAAGCTCGCACGTCGCTGCGCATCATCGAAGGCGTAAGCGCGCTGAAACTTGGGTGGATGCACCTGAGCACTCACAACTGGAGGCGCCGCATTGTTGGCCACATACAACGGCTGCGGATGATGATAGATGTTCGCATTGGCGCTTGAGCCGTGACCATAGTTCGATGGCGACGAGGGAATCGCTGCTGGCCATTGAACGCCCGATTTACTGGCTTGAGATGGCTTTGATGCTGGCAACAAATCCTCGTTGGGCCGAGGaggcaacggcaatggcagCGTCAACGTTGAGAGATAACGattctgttgctgcaactgctgctgatgctgttgcatTAGCTGAGTGAAACGCTGCTGGCTCGCACTGAAGCTGCTCTGCAGCGAACCCAAACTGTCCTGGCTGCCAGCCGGCTGACGCATAAAGCACCGTGGGAGCGTCCGACTCTGGCCATGCTCCGAGGCGAGGCGCTGCTGTGAGGCCCATGGCCAAATCTCGGATTGTGGCGTGTGCAGTGACAGATTCGAGTTGAGTTTGCGCAGCTGTGGCATCGGCATCGCTGGCATCGGATCGACGCACATCGAGCTGCGGCGCGGCATTGTAAATTGTCCGGGATCTGTGAAAGAAAATACGAAGGAATATGTGATTTAAAGTTACGAAAATCTCAAGCGAACATTTCACCTTTAGCTATCTCAATATTATATAGCTTCCTCTTAATTGCAGTAGTTATGAATTGACAAGTAGATAATACATCAAATATACTAGAACTTTGCGAATGCAAAGACCCTGTGGTTTTAGAATTCCTTGGGGTACAAGCAATCATTTCACTTGTGAAGACTTGAAATATGCATATCATTTCACTTATTCCTGCTGTTTGAAATGTGAGATTCGATATTCTTATGTGCAATACATATTCATGGTTTTTACTTAATGAATACATAATACACATTTGACTTCTAGAGACCCTTTAGTTATCTCAAAATTCTATAGCTTCCTCTTAATTGCAGTAGTTAACAATTGGCGAGTAGATAATACATCACATATACTAGCATTTTGTGAATGCGAAAAAAAACTAGTGAACAGTTGTTGAGTTGACTTGTTGAGACCCTCTAGCTTTAGAGTTTTTGGCGTGCAAGTAGCTTGTTATATTAATCTATGCTTTTCCACTTGTGGAGACTCTTTAAACAGTTggaaaatatgcattttttcacttttttttctgctgtttaAAATATTAGTTTCGTTATTCTTATTTGCAATATGTGTTGCTTGTTTTGACTTTATGAGTGCGAAAGTAACAAGCGAACATTAAACTTTGACCCTTCGCTTTGAATTGGTTTTCCGTAATTCGTTTTATGACTACAAAAGTTACAAGCCAACATTAGACTTTGAGAGTCCCTTTACTTCAAATATGTGTGCAGCTCTATTGCTTGGAAGTCGGTTTTACTAAGTCGTGATAGCTAATTCGtgtaattaacaatttatcaCATAACTAGCAACAAGCGAACATTCGCTTCACCTTGAATACGTTTTAACTAAGGCGTTTTACTTTATGACTgcaaaagtaacaaaaatttGACTATGAaagactcttcaccttggcTTTTACTAACCCATGGTAGCTAATTCGTGTGATTAACAATTCATCAAATAACTTTTTACTTTATGAGAACGAAAGTAACAAGCGAACATTCGACTTGGAGACCCTTTCGTGACACTTAAAAGgatattcgattatttgctccAAGTACCTGGATTGGATAATAAAGATACGCTGTAACCACAATGAAATGAAGTAGATACCCTGCTAAGGATCTTAAAAGCACAGCCACAACCTGGACTCACCGGTCACTACGTAGAGATGATCGCCGTCTAGAGTGACGCCAGGTGGCGATCGAAACTGCCGAAATCCGTTGTCATCGCCATcggcatcatcatcgttgttgttgttgctgcgatCATGCGAATTCTCCTCGTGGGAGCGTCGCTTCGACGAATGCGACGGCAGTGGCGGCTCTGGCGACTCCACAGAATCTTCGCTAGGGATGTAGTAGATGTTCTTGGGCTTGGCTCGCATGCCGGCTCGCTTGCAGAACTCGTTGAAGAGCTCGTCCTTGGTTTTGCGGAGACCACGCTTCAAGCCGCAGAGACGTGCCTCGGTCATGTCGTCGTCTTCTTCATCGTGCTCCTCGCCGCGATTGCGTGGCAAGTGCTGTGTGTTGGTGGCCATGTTGCGTTGCTGTTTGCGCTGCAGCTGGGCACTCGGATTGAAGATGTCGGTGGCCGTCGAGACGGAGCGAGTGAGTGGAAACTCCTGTGGCAAATCAGCAAACGTCGCCGGCGGTGCGGGTAGCGGCAATGTGGCATGCAACGGCAAACGTGTTGCCGCTGGTGCTGGCGTTGGCTCCATGCACAGCTCGTTCAGCGACTTGGCAAAGCTGCGCGAATGCAGATTGCACTTGGACACCGCCGGCTTCTCGAAGAAGAAGCTGttgaagaagaaggagaaggagccAGGTTAACCTTAAGACAGTTTCAAGTTTTTTGGCACTTACCGTCGCTCCAGGTCATTGTGCAAATACAGATTCAAATTGGagccgccaccaccaccagcagcagcagcagcagcaggaggagcagcagcagcattgggATGCTTGCGGCACGCATAGCCACCGGGCAGTGTTTGCGTGTTGCACGTTGCAGGCAACGGACCGCGACCCGCATCGTGCACTTGATGCAAGCGAGCGTTCATCGAGCGCAGCAGAAACTGTTGATacagctgctcctgctgctgatgctgcggCTGCAGCGGATCacgcgactgctgctgctgcttggcggATGCATTGAGCGACTCCTCCGAGGATGCCAGCGCTGCAGCGTTGCCTGGTTGCCTGTAGCGCTTGTAGGAATGTGTGCGagcgtgctgctgctgcgactgctcCTCCTGGATCTTGGCATGTATGTTGGCCACGCTGAAGCAGGGCAAACGCTGTGGAAGAGTGGGGAGCAAAGGACAAGGACAACGTGTTCGAATGGAAAAAGAGGATGAATAAGTTACAGTCACAGTCAGAGGGAAagaaaagtattatatttcattattgcGTGTTGCAAAACTCATTATCAGAATCAATAGAAGTATAAatacaagaaagaaagctacagtcgactgtgagatacccgctatctatattaaatagaagctaattacaaaatttactaaattaatataccagaaaaatattaaaaatctaCCAAAGGATATTTGGaatttaacattattaataGCCTTCTcatgattatttaaatttcattagaattcacatcaatatatgtatatatacttttagtatatattattagtatatatagtgcaaattataccatatagtgcaaaatataccagattgtcagccaaattAAGAATCATAGAAACTATAGTTATAATGGTCTGTACCCAAATTCCagactttttgttttttgtcgaTTTGGGGAAGCgaaaatgggcgtggcaaaaatttgaaacaaacttgatctacgttcaaacataacaaatgctatcaaaaagaattatatctccatctcttatagtctctgagatctaggtgttcatagtgacggacggacagacagacggacatgactataTCACCTGGTCtgtcaaata
Coding sequences:
- the LOC117575342 gene encoding LOW QUALITY PROTEIN: uncharacterized protein LOC117575342 (The sequence of the model RefSeq protein was modified relative to this genomic sequence to represent the inferred CDS: inserted 2 bases in 1 codon) — translated: MRDHPTVPNVFRVASTHSINSISTLPTPRSSSSQQQQQQQQHCNSIIKYKQSNSYEQQQQQQQPQQLVSYSAQYSRSNSYEQQQQQQQQQQQHADAQQQLGKHQLTTSASIEHSYPPQQQQQSPYATLPRGCLKRTPQQQQQLQLQQQQQTGVINTISGSIPATGFGSISSLSDLQFNNVQLNNSNSNTNNNNNNNSSSNNNANETRQQQQRQQRTVTITTPTKEAAAATVADNQSHQQQQQQHQQQQQQDXGKVSASGKAKSGYLWLLTPVAASISVAIVIAALAGPQWLYTEEKLPNAKYNGTPNFKALDDGVYLTKYTKSSLWILCTTLPGKDVDTYNCVKIDYFPQEGYQPDPHDSTPAIPYTVTKSCPIFLGAGIVLVISFIIFLIPTCSHRNSLYYFTAGILFIVSGLIMLIGLIAYISILKAEIGSKLRPRSPLQPALFKVTYGQSFFLFVFGFIATEFVGVLNIFLYIHLQEFSYYSRLPCFSVANIHAKIQEEQSQQQHARTHSYKRYRQPGNAAALASSEESLNASAKQQQQSRDPLQPQHQQQEQLYQQFLLRSMNARLHQVHDAGRGPLPATCNTQTLPGGYACRKHPNAAAAPPAAAAAAGGGGGSNLNLYLHNDLERRFFFEKPAVSKCNLHSRSFAKSLNELCMEPTPAPAATRLPLHATLPLPAPPATFADLPQEFPLTRSVSTATDIFNPSAQLQRKQQRNMATNTQHLPRNRGEEHDEEDDDMTEARLCGLKRGLRKTKDELFNEFCKRAGMRAKPKNIYYIPSEDSVESPEPPLPSHSSKRRSHEENSHDRSNNNNDDDADGDDNGFRQFRSPPGVTLDGDHLYVVTDPGQFTMPRRSSMCVDPMPAMPMPQLRKLNSNLSLHTPQSEIWPWASQQRLASEHGQSRTLPRCFMRQPAGSQDSLGSLQSSFSASQQRFTQLMQQHQQQLQQQNRYLSTLTLPLPLPPRPNEDLLPASKPSQASKSGVQWPAAIPSSPSNYGHGSSANANIYHHPQPLYVANNAAPPVVSAQVHPPKFQRAYAFDDAQRRASFAVSDAFDLDELERERRRSHASLFAGINMPQSQSQQQQQPQSQQSQSQYREVYDVINGTAV